The genomic DNA TTTTGATCCGAATTCCGGGGATTTTACCGACATTCCCGTGCAATCGGCCTGGCCGGTGGGAGTGGTCTACAGCAAAAACCTGAATCAAGTTTTTACGTTCGACTTTTTGGGAAGTTCGGTGAGTTCCATTGATCCCGAAGCCAATGAAATCACTGCCACGTACAGCCTTGGCGTTCCGGACGGATCCACGGATGGTGTGGGAGATATGGCCTACGATTACACGCGCGATATCGTGTATGCCTCGATCCCGGAACAAAACATTGTCATGGTTCTGGACGCGGCCAGCGGGTCTGTGATCAAAAAAATTGAAATTGAAGATTACCTAACTGAGGGGAGTTATGCCGAATTGGGAGGGCCCGCCCAATTGGTGGTGGGAACGTATGAACCCTTGGCCAAACTTTTAGTTTACGTCAAAGAGGTGCACACGCTTTTTGTGTACGATGGGTTGAATGATTTTTCCCTTGAAAAAACCATTAACGTTGATACGGATTCGGATCCCATTTCCAGGGTCGCTCTCGAAAATTTCCCTTACGGAATGGAGGTGGATCAAACGTACGACCGCATTTATTTGGGACCCATGATCTACGATGCCAAAACATTTGAATTGCTCGGTAAATTAACCTATGGCCAAAGTGTTGCGGCCATCGATGTTGAGGATGGCATTTTATTCACCGTTTCCGTGAATGGCAAAAAGAACGATGAAGAAACCTTGTACGCGCTCGATTTTGGAGGTGATCTTTTGGGCCAAATGACGCTCAGCGAAAATCAATATGTTAAGCCGCGTTTTGCCTTTGATGCCACGCGTGGCGTTTTGTATGCGTTTTACATGGTGCCGTCCGAAGTGTGGATGATTGATCCTTTTGCGGAGTAAAATCGCTTCCCTTTGGACTCATTTTGTGCTAAAATTATTAGATTCCTAAAAAGAATCTTTGTTCCAAAAACAAAAATTAAACTTAAAATCATTCCTTATGGGACTCAATAACTATCATGAAGCCGTAACCGGTGAGGATCGCTCCGAACAATACCCTCGCGAAAGACGCCGAGAGTATCGGAAAGACCGCCGTGAAGCGGGTCGTGAGGCCGCCCGTGCGGAAGACTGGGGTGAAAAACGATTCGCTCGCGCCAAAGGCAAAGCCGATGAAGCGCTGGAGCAAGCCGTAACAGAGAATCTTCAATTGTCGGTGAAATTTTTAAAAGAATACAAAGAACTCAAGGATCGCTACAACGAACTGGATCAATCCGGGAATCTCCGCTCCAAAGAAGGCCGCCAAGTGAAACGTGAATATAAGAAAAAATTACGCCAACTTCGACAAACATTACGTCGTCATGTGGACGATGCGTTGTTGACCAAAGAGGAAGCCACTCTTTTGAAGGAAATCGGAGTGAATAAAGATCTAAAAGAAGACATTAGAGAAAAAACAACGGAAGAAAGCATCGAAGCTGACAAGAAAAAAGCCTTGCGGGAACTCCAAGACGCCATAGAAGAGGGAAAACCGAAAGAAGAACCTCAAAAACCTCTGCGCAAAAAAAAGGGCCGTGGAAGATCCTCCACCGGAGGAGGGACCGGAATCGGGAATCCCCCGGCCACAGACGAAAATGAAAACGATAAGGCTAAGCAACCCCCCAAGACGCCTGCGGAAACCGATCCGAATAAAGGTGGCGTTGTTCCGAAAAAACCGGAAGACGTTGACGATGCAGACACTAATGCCGGAAAAATCAACGATGGACTCTCCAATGCCTTAAAAGGAGGAGCTGGGGTTATTCCCGATGGCGGAAGAACACCTGAAACCCCCGAGGAAAAGTTGGCGCGAGAAAAAGCGGAAAAAGAAAAGAAAGAAATGGAAACACTTTCGGGCGAAGTGGAAAAAGCCTTAAATGAATACCGTAAACAAGTGCGCGATTTCCGTCCTCTGATTGAGGAGGGAAAAGTGGGCGCTTTTTCATTTAAAAAAGTGGAAGAGGCGGGATTGACGGCTCGCGACGGAAAACTTACAACCGATTTTGATGCATTTACAAAAGCGATTGCGGATAAAAAGCCGATCGATCAAATCAGGAAAGAAGGCCTAGCCCTTAAAACAGCATTGGCTGAACAGGCAATGCCGGAGCTGGCGTCTTATAAAGAGGTGTATGAAAAAGCGGGAGAAATTGAGAAAAAGAGAGCCGATTATACTGAAAAGGTTGACGCTCTCAAGGCCGCTTATCCGGGGGGAGAAGAAAAATTAAAGGAACAACTCGGGCCGGAATACGAAGCCTTGCAACAAACACCGGCCGCTATTGAGGCCGCTCTAAAAGAATTCAATTCTGCGGAGACCTTGGATAAACAAAAAGCCGCATTGGAACAAATGACCAAAGCCATTGAAAAAGGAGAAGCCGATCGTGCCGTGATTGAAGAAACGGTTTCCATTTATTTCAATGGAAATAGAACCCTCCCGGAAATCACGCAAAGCTTGGCCGCCGCAGGGATTACCTTGGATGAAAATGCTTCATTTTTACAGGGGCAAATTTCCAGCCAAGCCGCCCACCCATTGAGTGGATGGCTGGCAGGCAAAGGACTTTTCGGCAATATTTCCGCCGGTTTTGATCGAATCCGCGACGATATTTATCATGCACGGTTTTTGGGCGGGAATCCTCCCGATACACAAATCGCCAATCTCCCCGAAGCGAAAGTTCTTGATGAAGCCTCTTTAAAACTCGCAAATGCTCAAAATAAATTCAATGATAAATCCTCCACTCTTGAAATGAGACGGGATGCCTTAAAGGAAATGCGTACGGCTCAGGATGAGACATATCAAGCGGAACGCACCTTTGAACAAAAAATGGATGAATTGGGCCAAAAGGTCGAAGGCTATGCCACGAGCAAAAAAGCCAGCTATCTTGGTCGAGGGCTTTCAGCAATCCCGTTTTTCAACCTTGATTTGGATGAAATGAGTACCGTGGAATGGGCTGAGAAAGGAATGGGGAGAAAAATTGTTGCACCCTTACTCGGATTTGCACGCGGAGCCGAAGGGTTGGTAAAGTTGGGTGCCGGAGTTGTAATAGGAATACCCATGGCTTTGACCGTTACTCCTCTCTCTCAGGCTAAAAATGTATATGATGTTGTTTTTGGTGATAAAACATTAGGAGAGGGATGGAACCATGCTCGTGAAATTACCGATAATAATACTTTGACTCAAACCCTCACCAATGTTATCTGGGATGGGGTCTTAAAAACCGTTGTGCTTGGGCCCTCTATTTTTCTTGCTAATAAAATAGCAGGCGACAAGGCGCCCGCCTTTAGTAAAGGGATGTATAAATGGGCTTTTGAAAATAATTCTTTTATTGGAGGACTTAAATATTTGGTCGGTTCCGAAGGCACCGGATCGGTTCATGACAGTGGTTATTTCCGTGCCGGTGAAAGTATTCATACCGTATTAACGGCGCTTCTTCTTGGGCGTGCTGTAAGAGGGGCAAGAGCTACTGTGCCAACAGAGCCAGCACCAACTCCAAATCTTGGTTTCGCTGAAGCAGGGATAGATGCATTTGCAAATCAAGTCGCGGATGGATTCATCCGTGATCTTCCTGGGGTACCTTCATTAAGCGCAGTGGCTGGGACTTCCGTCCCTTATCTTGCTCCTACAGCAACTCTTTCCACAATCGCGAATCAAAAAAATGAGGAATATAAAACCCTTGCTCATCGCAATGCGGTGGGAGAAAAGGGACGTGTAACCATGGAAGCCTGGGCTACTTCCGTGATTGAAAAATGGAAGGGTAAAACGCCGGATGATTTAGACAAACATCCCGAGGGCCCCTTTTATATTGCAGGAAATGACATTCGTTTTTCTCAAAACTTTGAATTATTTAATGATGATATTTCCATCCCTCAAAACATTTTCCCGAAAAAAGATTTAAATGTCATGACTGCGCTTTTGAATAAAAAATGGAAGGAATTAAAGGGAGACGAAAAAGAAGAAGAAAAAATCGCCGCCTAAAAAACTTCACACATCTTTTTAAGCCGCCTCCCCTCGAGGCGGCTTTTTAAACCTGCTCGCCCTCGCCCTCATTTTCCCGTATAATCCGGCCATGCTCTGCCCCAAATGCAAAAAAGCCGAGACGCGCGTGATCGATTCCCGCGACACCAATGAAGGCCGCGAGGTTCGCCGCCGCCGCGAATGTGAAAAATGCGGGTTCCGATTCACCACGTTTGAACAAATCGAGACCTCCAATTTTATCGTGATCAAAAAAGACGGATCTCGTGAGCCATACCAACGCCAAAAAATCGAATCCGGCGTCTGGAAATCGTGCGAAAAACGCCCGGTGACCGAAGCCCAAGTGGAAGCGTTGCTCAACAATCTCGAAGACGGCTGGAGTTCGCTGGGCAAAGAAATCCCGTCAAAACTCATTGGCGAACACCTGATGGAAGCGCTTAAAACCCTCGATGAAGTGGCGTACATCCGATTCGCGTCCGTGTACCGACAATTCAAAGATGTGGAGTCATTCAAAGCGGAATTATCAAAATTATTGGATTAAAAAAATTTGCCTTAAGCTTCTCTTTTAGTGTATAATATGTAGAAATATAAATTCTACAGGTTGGATTTATAAAACATGCCCACTCCGAAACCAAAATCAAACCATTAGATATGAATAAAAGAAATTGGCATTTTCTCGCGATTTTATCCCTCACTATCGGATTAGCTGTGGGTGAGATGAATCTTCGAAGCTCGGATTCCAATCAAGGTTCTGTTTCCGCCACTAAATTTTCTCATAATTTTGAAACGGATTCTTTTAGTTTTAGTGATTCTTATAAATTAGGGGTTCGCCGTTCGCCATATCGATTCACAACCTTGAATGCCGCGGATGCGGATCCGCTGGCGCTCCAAGAAGATGAGACCAAAACCGGGCTCAAGGCCGTTTGTCTTGAAACCGATGACTTGCAAGGCGAAGCCGCCACCTACACGGCAACCATCACGGAAGTAAAAATGTCCGATGCCATTCAACCCGGGGAAGAATTTCGTGTGGAAATTTATGTTGAAAACACGGGAAACGTAACTTGGTTCGGAGCCAATAGCCACTGTCCGGACAAAACCATAGTCAATTTGGGCACCTTCAATGAACAAGATCGCGCCAGCCGCTTTTTTTATCGCGGCACCGACCAAGGATGGCTGGGCACGAATCGCATTCAAATGATCGAAGACTCGGTTCGTCCCGGAGAAACCGCCATCTTTGCGTTCAATTCCATTGCGCCGGCCGATGAATCCATTTATCGCGAATATTTTAACTTGGTGGCGGAAGGCGTGAGTTGGTTCGTTGACACGGAATTTCCGATGGATGTCCGAGTGGGAACCGCCACAGAGGACGATGAATATAAACTTCAATTCATGAAAAGCGTGAGCACGGATACTCGCAGTGTGACCGGAGATAAATCCATTGAAGTGGACCTTTCCGAACAGACCATGATGCTCAAATTCGGGGATCAAGCCGTGTATACTCTCAGGGTTTCAACCGGCAAATCAAACACCCCGACCCCAACCGGCAATTGGAAAATTTTAAGTAAACAAGAATTGCGCATCGGAGGCGAATCCCCTCATTATCGCATGCCGTATTTTCAACAATTCACGTCGTACGGACATGGGTTGCACGCGCTTCCGTACCTGGCAAGCGATGGCGGGACTTTTTGGGAAGAAGCGCTGTCTCATATCGGCGTACCTGTGAGTCACGGGTGTATTCGAATGCTCCCGGATGACGCAGTGGTTGTGTATAACTTTGGGGAAGTGGGAACGCCGTTGAATATATATCGATAATTTTGGCTCATGTTTTATGATATTTATGTGTTATATTAGGGCCCACTTATGGACCCACTCTCTTCTCAAACTCCGATTTCTCCTCTTCTTGAAGGCTTAAACCCGAATCAACAAGAAGCGGTTTTGGCGACCGATGGGCCTGTGCTTTTGATTGCCGGCGCCGGGAGCGGGAAAACGCGAACTCTCACGCATCGCATCGCGTATTTGATCAAGGAAAAAGGTATTTTGCCGGCCAATATTTTGGCGGTCACGTTTACGAATAAAGCCGCGGGAGAGATGAAAAAACGCGTTCTCAACTTGATGTACGGGCACGAAAAAGCGGAGGCGATCATGGAATCCATTAAAGGGCATGGGGCCGGATTTTATCGCACGGACTTGCCTGTGATGGGGACTTTTCACTCGGTGTGCGTTCAGATTTTACGAAAATATCTCCACTTGCTCGGCATTGAAAATCAATTTGCGATTTACGACGAAACCGATTGTGAAATTTTGATTAAAACCATTATGAAAGAGCTCGGAATTCCTCCCGAAAAAACCGCGCCCAAGGCCGTGCTTTCGCATATTTCCGGCGCCAAAAACGTACTCCTCACTCCGGAACAATATCAACATCAATCTCACACGTATTTTTCCGAAAAAGTGGCTCAACTTTACCCGATTTATCAAAAACGACTCGCTCAAAATCATGCCCTCGATTTTGATGATATTTTAATGAAGACGGTTGAACTTTTTCAAAAACAACCCGACGTACTTGCCGAACTCCAAGAGCGATTTCGATACATCTGCGTGGACGAATATCAGGACACCAATCATGCGCAATACATACTGGTTCGTGAGTTGGCGGCCAAATATCGCAATTTGTGCGTGGTCGGGGATGATTGGCAATCCATTTACAGTTGGCGCGGAGCCACGATGCAAAATCTTCTCGATTTTAAAAAGGATTATGCGGACGCGAAAACCATCAAGC from Candidatus Gracilibacteria bacterium includes the following:
- the nrdR gene encoding transcriptional regulator NrdR; this encodes MLCPKCKKAETRVIDSRDTNEGREVRRRRECEKCGFRFTTFEQIETSNFIVIKKDGSREPYQRQKIESGVWKSCEKRPVTEAQVEALLNNLEDGWSSLGKEIPSKLIGEHLMEALKTLDEVAYIRFASVYRQFKDVESFKAELSKLLD
- a CDS encoding L,D-transpeptidase family protein — its product is MNKRNWHFLAILSLTIGLAVGEMNLRSSDSNQGSVSATKFSHNFETDSFSFSDSYKLGVRRSPYRFTTLNAADADPLALQEDETKTGLKAVCLETDDLQGEAATYTATITEVKMSDAIQPGEEFRVEIYVENTGNVTWFGANSHCPDKTIVNLGTFNEQDRASRFFYRGTDQGWLGTNRIQMIEDSVRPGETAIFAFNSIAPADESIYREYFNLVAEGVSWFVDTEFPMDVRVGTATEDDEYKLQFMKSVSTDTRSVTGDKSIEVDLSEQTMMLKFGDQAVYTLRVSTGKSNTPTPTGNWKILSKQELRIGGESPHYRMPYFQQFTSYGHGLHALPYLASDGGTFWEEALSHIGVPVSHGCIRMLPDDAVVVYNFGEVGTPLNIYR